A genomic region of Blattabacterium cuenoti contains the following coding sequences:
- the accB gene encoding acetyl-CoA carboxylase biotin carboxyl carrier protein: protein MDLKKIKSLIQFISDSNIDEIKIKIGNTEIYMKNRALMKNEKKSWNPANSTKISSSSSSYISDFSDRFYKVEKENEYLTIKSPMIGTFYRKPHPDKEPFVKVGDEIRIGTKICVIEAMKLFNDIESEVNGKLIKILVEDSSPVDYDQPLFILDPNC, encoded by the coding sequence ATGGATTTAAAAAAAATTAAATCTCTGATTCAGTTTATTTCGGATTCTAATATTGATGAAATAAAGATAAAAATAGGAAATACTGAAATTTACATGAAGAATAGAGCATTGATGAAAAATGAAAAAAAATCATGGAATCCTGCTAATTCTACTAAAATATCTTCATCATCATCTTCTTATATTTCTGATTTTTCTGATAGATTTTATAAAGTAGAAAAAGAAAATGAATATTTAACTATAAAATCTCCTATGATAGGAACATTTTATAGAAAACCTCATCCAGATAAAGAACCTTTTGTTAAAGTAGGAGATGAAATAAGAATAGGAACAAAAATTTGTGTTATAGAAGCGATGAAATTATTTAATGATATTGAATCTGAAGTAAATGGAAAGCTGATTAAAATACTAGTGGAAGATAGTTCTCCAGTTGATTATGATCAGCCTTTATTTATATTAGATCCTAATTGTTAA
- the prfA gene encoding peptide chain release factor 1: protein MKKTSLIQKLEISKKEFLEISKSIIQPSIISDQKKYKTLLKKYIKLEKIVSLYEEYNNKLAYLKEINIILENDSDIEMKELATTEKYKILENLSYTEREFSNLLFSSNSKEQYTTEDYRKAVIIELRSGTGGDEACFFVEDILRMYTMYFKKSGWKYKIIHAQKGGIKGYKEIILDVNGEKGVYGNLKFESGVHRVQRIPKTESQGRVHTSAITVAVLPKVKDIEVNINLNDIKKDTFRSSGSGGQHVNKTESAVRLTHIPSKITVECQEERSQHKNFEKAISVLRSRIYQNEKEKRLKKISIKRKSLVSTGDRSVKIRTYNYPRNRVTDHRIHKSIYDLAGFMNGNIQEMINILKLAEKK, encoded by the coding sequence ATGAAAAAAACTTCATTAATTCAAAAATTAGAAATTTCCAAAAAGGAATTTTTGGAAATTTCAAAATCAATTATACAACCTAGTATTATATCTGACCAAAAAAAATACAAAACATTATTAAAAAAATATATAAAATTAGAAAAAATAGTCTCTCTTTATGAAGAGTATAACAATAAATTGGCTTATCTTAAAGAAATAAATATCATTTTAGAAAATGATTCAGATATAGAAATGAAGGAATTAGCTACAACAGAAAAATATAAAATTTTAGAAAATTTATCTTATACTGAAAGAGAATTCTCTAATCTTTTATTTTCTTCCAATTCAAAAGAACAGTATACAACAGAAGATTATAGAAAAGCTGTTATTATAGAACTTCGTTCTGGAACAGGAGGAGATGAAGCATGTTTTTTTGTTGAAGATATATTAAGAATGTATACAATGTATTTCAAAAAATCTGGATGGAAATATAAAATTATACACGCTCAAAAAGGAGGGATAAAAGGATACAAAGAAATTATTTTAGATGTTAATGGAGAAAAAGGAGTTTATGGGAATTTAAAATTTGAATCTGGAGTACATAGAGTCCAAAGGATTCCAAAAACAGAATCTCAAGGTAGAGTACATACATCTGCTATAACCGTTGCCGTACTACCTAAAGTAAAAGATATAGAAGTCAACATTAATTTAAATGATATCAAAAAAGATACTTTTAGATCTAGTGGATCTGGAGGTCAACATGTAAATAAAACAGAATCTGCCGTACGATTAACTCATATTCCAAGTAAAATTACAGTAGAATGTCAAGAAGAACGTTCTCAACATAAAAATTTTGAAAAAGCTATAAGTGTTTTACGATCACGTATTTATCAAAATGAAAAAGAAAAAAGATTAAAAAAAATATCTATAAAAAGAAAATCCTTAGTTTCTACTGGAGATCGTTCCGTAAAAATTCGAACCTATAACTATCCTAGAAATAGAGTTACGGATCATAGAATTCATAAATCTATTTATGATCTGGCAGGATTTATGAATGGAAATATTCAAGAAATGATTAATATATTAAAATTAGCTGAAAAAAAATAA
- the rpmF gene encoding 50S ribosomal protein L32, translating into MAHPKRRQSKSRRDKRRSHLKIKEPLLEKCVLTNKKHLYHHAYWHDNKLYYRGKIVYSKNKKESS; encoded by the coding sequence ATGGCTCATCCTAAAAGAAGACAATCTAAATCTAGAAGAGATAAGAGAAGAAGTCATTTAAAAATAAAAGAACCTTTATTAGAAAAATGTGTTTTAACAAATAAAAAACATTTATACCATCATGCATATTGGCATGATAACAAACTCTATTATAGAGGAAAGATTGTATATAGTAAAAATAAAAAAGAATCCTCATAA
- the proS gene encoding proline--tRNA ligase: MNQLTKRNENYSKWYNEIIVKSELAEFSGIRGFMIIKPYGYSLWDRMKKILDKMLKLTGHQNIYFPLLIPKSAFSKEKEHTEIFSEGCAIVTHSRLKKNKDKEELIVDPESKLQEELVIRPTSESIIWKTYKRWIQSYRDLPLLLNQWGNALRWEMRTRFFLRTTEFLWQEGHTAHSTEKEAIEEAIKILNIYTDFSEKFMAIPVLQGIKPYMDKFSGSEKTYCIEALMQDGKALQIATSHFLGQNFSKAFDVKFTNFNGKKEYAWGTSWGVSTRLIGGLIMSHSDDKGLILPPKIAPIQIIIIPIYYEKKYIIINKIAEDILNSLKEKKIRVKYDNREIFTPGWKFHEYEMKGIPIRISIGKNEIQNGEVEIFRRDTYEKIYLPWIDLKNSIPKLLDEIQKNIYKKAFHRTQRLIIKSDYYNDFKNQINHSGGFIFAHWDGTKNTGKKIQKETEATIRCIPMYNEKEKGKCIFSGKPSLQRVVFSKSY, translated from the coding sequence ATGAATCAATTAACCAAACGTAATGAAAATTACTCAAAATGGTACAATGAAATAATTGTAAAATCAGAGTTAGCAGAATTTTCCGGAATACGTGGTTTTATGATAATAAAACCATATGGATATTCTTTATGGGATAGGATGAAAAAAATACTAGATAAAATGTTAAAATTAACTGGACATCAAAACATTTATTTTCCTTTGCTTATTCCAAAATCTGCTTTTTCAAAAGAAAAAGAACATACTGAAATTTTTTCTGAAGGATGTGCAATAGTTACACATTCTAGATTAAAAAAAAATAAAGATAAAGAAGAATTAATTGTTGATCCTGAATCTAAATTACAAGAAGAACTAGTAATTAGACCTACCTCAGAAAGTATAATATGGAAAACTTACAAACGTTGGATTCAATCTTATCGAGACTTACCTCTTTTATTAAATCAGTGGGGAAATGCATTAAGATGGGAAATGAGAACTCGCTTTTTTTTAAGAACTACTGAATTTTTATGGCAAGAAGGGCATACTGCGCATTCTACAGAAAAAGAAGCAATAGAAGAAGCTATTAAAATATTAAATATTTATACAGATTTTTCAGAAAAATTTATGGCTATTCCTGTATTACAGGGAATAAAACCATATATGGATAAATTTTCTGGATCAGAAAAAACATATTGTATAGAAGCGCTTATGCAAGATGGAAAAGCTTTGCAAATTGCCACTTCACATTTTTTAGGACAAAATTTTTCAAAAGCTTTTGATGTAAAATTTACTAATTTTAACGGAAAAAAAGAATATGCATGGGGAACTTCTTGGGGGGTATCTACAAGATTAATAGGTGGATTAATCATGTCTCATTCTGATGATAAAGGATTAATTTTACCTCCAAAAATAGCTCCTATACAAATTATTATAATACCTATATATTATGAAAAAAAATATATTATTATTAATAAAATAGCAGAAGATATTTTAAATTCTTTAAAAGAAAAAAAAATAAGAGTAAAATATGATAATAGAGAAATATTTACTCCAGGATGGAAATTTCATGAATATGAAATGAAAGGAATTCCCATACGAATTAGTATAGGAAAAAATGAAATACAAAATGGGGAAGTAGAAATTTTTAGAAGAGATACATATGAAAAAATATATCTACCTTGGATTGATTTAAAAAATTCCATACCAAAATTACTAGATGAAATACAAAAAAATATTTATAAAAAAGCTTTTCATAGAACTCAAAGATTAATCATTAAATCAGATTATTACAATGATTTTAAAAATCAAATAAATCATTCAGGAGGGTTTATTTTTGCTCATTGGGATGGAACAAAAAATACAGGTAAAAAAATACAAAAAGAAACAGAAGCAACTATACGTTGTATTCCTATGTATAATGAAAAGGAAAAAGGAAAATGTATTTTTTCAGGAAAGCCTTCTTTACAAAGGGTCGTTTTTTCTAAATCCTATTAA
- the accC gene encoding acetyl-CoA carboxylase biotin carboxylase subunit, with product MFKKILIANRGEIALRIIRTAKEMGIKTVAVYSTEDKHSLHVYFADEAVCIGPPPPYQSYLNIPNLISAAEITNADAIHPGYGFLSENAYFSSMCQKHGIKFIGAKPNHMVQIGNKILAKKTMKKIGISCLPGSDCFGESSYREIEGIADKIGYPIIIKSVSGGGGKGIRSVLDKDHLKNSWEEAKKEAWACFGKKDMYIEKLILNPRHIEIQIIGDKYGEVCHLSERDCSIQRRNQKLVEEAPSPFLTPSLRKKMGEKAVKAGEYLHYEGVGTIEFLVDQNKNFYFMEMNPRIQVEHTITEEITGLDLIQEQIFLAYGKKLSRKKNCYPKMYSIECRINAEEPYKNFRPVPGKITQMHLPGGKGVRIDTHIYAGYFVSHFYDSMIAKIITTATSRKETIEKMRRSLDEFVIEGIHTTLPFHRKLMQNNDFIEGNYHTNFLDNIDLDFLLSNT from the coding sequence ATGTTTAAAAAAATATTAATAGCTAATCGTGGAGAAATTGCTTTACGAATTATACGAACAGCTAAAGAAATGGGAATTAAAACCGTAGCTGTTTATTCTACCGAAGATAAACATAGTCTTCATGTTTATTTTGCGGACGAAGCTGTATGCATTGGTCCACCTCCTCCATATCAATCTTATTTAAATATTCCAAATTTGATTTCTGCAGCAGAAATAACAAATGCAGACGCAATTCATCCTGGATATGGATTTTTATCTGAAAATGCATATTTTTCTTCTATGTGCCAGAAACATGGTATCAAGTTTATTGGGGCAAAACCTAATCATATGGTTCAAATAGGAAATAAAATTTTAGCTAAGAAAACTATGAAAAAAATTGGGATTTCTTGTTTACCTGGATCTGATTGTTTTGGAGAATCATCTTATAGAGAAATAGAGGGTATTGCAGATAAAATAGGATATCCGATTATTATAAAATCTGTTTCAGGAGGAGGAGGAAAAGGAATACGATCTGTTTTAGATAAAGATCATTTAAAAAACTCTTGGGAAGAAGCTAAAAAAGAGGCCTGGGCTTGTTTCGGGAAAAAAGATATGTATATAGAAAAATTAATCTTGAATCCAAGACATATAGAAATCCAAATTATAGGAGATAAATATGGAGAAGTATGTCATTTATCAGAAAGAGATTGTTCTATTCAAAGGAGAAATCAAAAATTGGTAGAAGAAGCGCCTTCTCCTTTTCTAACTCCATCTCTTAGAAAAAAAATGGGAGAAAAAGCTGTTAAAGCAGGTGAATATCTTCATTATGAAGGAGTAGGAACTATAGAGTTTTTGGTCGATCAAAATAAGAATTTTTATTTTATGGAAATGAATCCAAGAATACAAGTAGAACATACTATTACCGAAGAAATAACAGGTTTAGATTTAATTCAGGAACAAATATTTTTAGCTTATGGAAAAAAACTTTCTAGAAAAAAAAATTGTTATCCAAAAATGTATTCAATAGAATGTAGAATTAATGCAGAAGAACCATATAAAAATTTTCGCCCAGTTCCTGGAAAAATTACTCAAATGCATTTACCTGGAGGGAAAGGTGTCCGTATTGATACACATATTTATGCAGGATATTTTGTTTCCCATTTTTATGACTCTATGATTGCTAAAATTATTACAACAGCAACAAGTAGAAAAGAAACTATAGAAAAAATGCGTCGTTCTTTAGATGAATTTGTGATAGAAGGAATACATACAACACTTCCTTTTCACAGAAAACTTATGCAAAATAATGATTTTATAGAAGGGAATTATCATACAAATTTTTTAGATAATATAGACTTAGATTTTTTATTATCAAATACATAA
- a CDS encoding dihydroorotate oxidase: protein MIMKKIDISTNINGIKLPLCIMNASGVLCSTDQELSNLLNSFSGVVVTKSCTYKPREGNVPPRYFEWDMGSINSMGLPNLGINFYLNFLERKKINKPIFLSISGLSTEENYFLVKKANQSSKITAIELNLSCPNLIEKENILGYDFCKISNFMENIFKFNKKPLGIKLPPYFQDAHIKNIALILNQFPIFFVTCINSLPNGLFIDANKESIVIRPKKGFGGIGGSIIKPFALANIHKFYTYLRKDISIIGCGGISSGKDIFEHILCGASAVQIGTQFMKEGIMVFERLKKELTFILEKKNYSSINNFKGKLKNI, encoded by the coding sequence ATGATTATGAAAAAAATAGATATTTCTACTAATATAAACGGAATAAAACTTCCGTTATGTATTATGAATGCGTCAGGAGTTCTTTGTTCTACAGATCAAGAACTATCCAATTTATTAAATAGTTTTTCTGGTGTAGTTGTTACAAAAAGTTGTACATACAAACCAAGAGAAGGAAATGTCCCCCCTAGATATTTTGAATGGGATATGGGAAGTATAAATTCTATGGGATTGCCTAATCTTGGGATCAATTTTTATCTAAATTTTTTAGAAAGAAAAAAAATAAATAAACCTATTTTTCTTTCTATATCTGGATTATCTACAGAAGAAAATTATTTTCTCGTTAAAAAAGCAAATCAATCTTCAAAAATAACTGCTATAGAATTAAATTTGTCTTGTCCTAATCTTATTGAAAAAGAAAATATATTAGGTTATGATTTTTGCAAAATATCAAATTTCATGGAAAATATATTTAAATTTAATAAAAAACCTTTAGGAATTAAACTGCCTCCTTATTTTCAAGATGCACATATTAAAAATATAGCATTGATTTTAAATCAATTTCCTATTTTTTTTGTTACTTGTATTAATAGTTTACCTAATGGTCTCTTTATTGATGCCAATAAAGAATCAATAGTCATACGACCAAAAAAAGGATTTGGAGGGATAGGTGGATCAATTATAAAGCCATTTGCTTTGGCTAATATTCATAAGTTTTATACTTATCTTAGAAAAGACATTTCTATAATAGGATGTGGAGGAATTTCTTCTGGAAAAGATATTTTTGAACATATATTATGTGGAGCGAGCGCTGTTCAAATTGGAACACAATTTATGAAAGAGGGAATTATGGTATTCGAGAGATTAAAAAAAGAATTGACTTTTATTTTAGAAAAAAAAAATTATTCATCTATCAATAATTTTAAAGGAAAATTAAAAAATATTTAA